Sequence from the Psilocybe cubensis strain MGC-MH-2018 chromosome 10, whole genome shotgun sequence genome:
GGTCCTAAAGATACCCAACGTAAACTCTACAACAAGGAGTAGAACGCCACCTCCTGGGGCGAGCCGAAGAACCTTGGGTATAAATCCTTTGTACAAAGCTCCCAGTCCTTCCTCGCGGGCAATTGTAGCTAAAGCAGGGTATGTCCAGTTATATTTTGGCACAACGCCGGGTATCTTTTCAGTTCCTTGAATGCGAGATTTGACGACCTAAAGGCTTAGGATAAGTATATGTCAGTGTACAATTGTATGACATTGTCCTACATCGAATCTATTTAATGTGATTAGTGGATATAAATAGGAAAACGGTTGAATGGACATACGGGGTATTGAGCACGGTTCCGGCGAAGCCACCAATTGCACCGGAGATGAAGTTGTTGAGGAGTTCAGCCTTTTGAGTCTGTAGGAACAAGTTACAGTCTAGGTCACGAGTTTGGATGGCACTAGGCCTACCTGAGGCTTGGGAAGGAgtgatttgatttgataGATAGATCCGAAGTATCCTCCGTTCCAGTAGACGTGCCTTCGATTAAGCACTTAACGGGGGTTGCATGGGTTTTGATGTTCTGACGTCATACCTCCAGAAGGTTGATTCCATTCCAACATATAGGCCAAGTAATCCGTTCTTCTGGACGACTTGCTTCACAACATCAATAGGTCCTTTGTAGGTGCTTTTCTTGTCCTGAAGTCTGCAGATATCATCAGAAAGACCTCAGTAAATCGAGAAGTCGAAATACACACTTGATTTTTACGAGTTCGAAAGGTACGACGACGAAACTTTCCTGTGAAGGCATGCTTTAGTAAAAGTGAGTGACATAGGTTTTCTTCTTACAGTAGCTCCCGCACTGCAACCAGTCAGGATAGATATGCTTTGGGTCATCTTAGATTCGCCAGACAGACCCAGAAAGGTCTTTCCCCAGAAATCATTGGCAGCGCTATAATTAGGGGGTCAGATCGCCGTGACTTCATAATAGTTCAGGACTCACAATTTCACAGCACGCTTAGGTGCCTCCAACATCAAGGGAGGCACGAGTCCTAGGGGGCTTGAGGTTTCGTCGTGGCTTGAGAGGAAGAATTCTCACCTCGGTAAAGGCGACCTGCACTGTGGGGATGGATGAGCGTAGAAAGACGAAATTGAGGAGGAAAACGCACCCTTCTTCCCTGATGATATTCCTGAATGTCCCTACAAGACCAGCTGAGGTTTTACCAGTATCAAGCTGCATTCGGGTTTTGACCTAGCACACAATACACGGTTCATGCCTGGGAAGAATTCGATGCATTTCGTTGGACATACGACATCTATCGCGAACTTCAGATGCGGAAATGGGGCCAGATTCAACTTTAAAGCTCACCAAGAGGATAGAAAGTCAAAATTTCTGAAATTCCAGCAATCGCTCCTGCCGCAAAGTTGGCAGCGAAGGGTAGAGCTATAATCACGATGTTATCGCGCGACGCGCCTCTTCAGCAGATATGTCGGGGAGCTTACGTTTGGGTTTGCGTTCAGTGGTCATTACAGCAAGTTTTACAAGAGAAATAGATCCAAAAGCGAGCAGAAGGAGGAACAATTCAAGGGAGAGTGAAGGTGAGGAAATAAACGGGCGGTGGTAAGTACTCGAACGGCGGACGGAGCTATAGACGGCTTTATCGGCCAGTCACAGTACCGTGACGAATTCTAAACTGTGTGCCGCATGCGTGACGACAATGAGCTCGACGTCAACGTCGATGAGCTATGGTGTACATCCACTCCTGGCAAGAGTTCCAGGATGCTGCGGAATCCCTGTACCTGAAGGCACCTAATACTGTCAGTCTGCCTTTTGGTTGTGCCGTTCTTCCCTAACGGGATTCCCTCCCACCCTCTGCAGACTCGTTACTCTGTAAAGTGGAAATCGTCTGAAGGCAAACTGGTGCTGAAGATCACAGACAACACGACAGTACGTCGACATCTAACCAAGAGATTGTTTCTTTGGCTGATCCATATCGATCAGTGTATTAAGTTCAAGACCAATTCGTCTATTTTCCTCAATCGATTCGAGTCGCTCAATCTATCCATCATGCAGAAAATGCAGAATCAACAGCGTCGCGAGGAAACACCAGCTGCTGCTCCCACCAGCGACGTGCATCCAGCAGCCGAAAATGATCGTGCTAGCCCTGTTCCTGCTCAAATATCAAATGCGATTCCTGTTCAGGTCCCGGCGACTGGTGgggtaaaaaagaaaaagcccaaaaagaagaaatagaGCTGATACGTGAGATTTATTGCAATGATGTGTTGATAATTGGTGAAGGTTGTGCTGAGTTGGACGTTGGACATCCAATGGTGCGCCTGctgctctttttttccaGCATTATCGCTCACCTCACTCGTTTTACTCAGGCACCTTGCTCTAAATATACAGTATTATCTGCTTCAATGGTATTTCCTCGTTCACGTACGTGTGTactcaaaaccaaaaacacaaaaaagcgcatatatgaAGTTGGATCAACTCTGAATTTATCTTCCCCTGGGGTAGGAATACCTACCGCTCGTCAATCCGTCTCAGATTTATTTACACGCTGTCAAACGACACGCACCTTGTTCTGCCAATGGAGTCCACGGAGTTGTGTCACAGTCTACCTTGAAAGCTACATAAAAATAATGCTGCTGGTCATGATACGCAATATAATTGACACTTAGCCCTCACTCGGCCTCACACTCGCCAACCGACTTTTCTAGCCTTAAAAACCTTTGGTGAGAACCCACAAGGTCAAGGGTTTCGAAAATTATTGATTGAATTCCTCCAAGGCTTGTACAGACTCATCCGGATACCCCGACGTGATTTAACAGTTCCGGTAAGAGGATGCTATAGTACGACCCATGGGGTATGACCAAATGCAAGTCTAGAGCTTACGTCGAAGAATTTCTACCCAAATGCGTACGACTCATGTGCATGGGAGGTATCAATAAGCAACGAAATCTTCAAAGTATTCCCTCCTTATTCCTCTTTCGCTAAATATGTAACCCAGGCCCGAACCCGCGTGAACTCATGGAACTCAAATCAAGGCATGTTTTATCGCTCATGCCTTAGAATGCTGTTTCTGCATGGAATAGACGGCCTGCAATGCTTATACGCAGTTAAGCTTGCTGTGTACGTTCTTCGTTTAGATCTTTCTGCCAAGAAACCTCCCAGAACAACCATATGTTCTTTGAACG
This genomic interval carries:
- a CDS encoding putative mitochondrial 2-oxodicarboxylate carrier → MQLDTGKTSAGLVGTFRNIIREEGAGRLYRGLVPPLMLEAPKRAVKFMPSQESFVVVPFELVKIKLQDKKSTYKGPIDVVKQVVQKNGLLGLYVGMESTFWRHVYWNGGYFGSIYQIKSLLPKPQTQKAELLNNFISGAIGGFAGTVLNTPFDVVKSRIQGTEKIPGVVPKYNWTYPALATIAREEGLGALYKGFIPKVLRLAPGGGVLLLVVEFTLGIFRTGRVKFFTSHIQ
- a CDS encoding Signal recognition particle 9 kDa protein, with product MVYIHSWQEFQDAAESLYLKAPNTTRYSVKWKSSEGKLVLKITDNTTCIKFKTNSSIFLNRFESLNLSIMQKMQNQQRREETPAAAPTSDVHPAAENDRASPVPAQISNAIPVQVPATGGVKKKKPKKKK